The nucleotide sequence GCAATAGCATGGCAACAAGGTAACCCAGTTAGCTGCCATCCTTTGCAGCTGCAGTCCCACTTATCAATATCAACAGTATCAACAGACTCTCCACGAACCTCATATGTGCTACCATGTAAAAGTAACACTTGAAGCGACTGAGCTATTGCGGTTTCCTTACGTAAAATATCATCTCTAAATGGAGTCAGCTTTGTCATCCACTGACTGGATTCTATGCGACGGGTATAAATTGATTCCATCATCTTGCCTCGTAGTACATCAATCATTTGGGTTATTGGCAACTCATGTGCCTCCGCTACCCAACCGTAAAACTGTTGTCCGAAGTTTGATGACATGTGGTTATACCTTGCTCCCCCGAAGAATGCATTCGCCCAATGTGCTGGCTCACTTTTTAAGACCCAGTTGTAAGCTTCAGGAGAAATGCCTTTTATGTTATCAGCAGAACGCTGGAAACCTTCAGCCCTAGGCGCATAAGCAGCAGCATAAAAGTCACTTATCATAAATCGTCTTGCTTCATGAGAAAACTGCCCCTTCAAGTCTCTATTAAGTTTCTCAGCAAGATGGCGTAAGCAGTAGCCATGGCAGCAGTTATCGAATACCTCAGCCAATGACTTCTTCAAACCATTCTGAAAATCAGCGACAAAAGTAATCTGGCGAGATGTCGACAATGCAGATTTTAGTTCCAATAAGAACCAATGCCAGTTGTCCTCAGTTTCAGTATCTACTACAGCAAAGGCAACTGGGAAGATGCCATCATCCCCATCAGCAGCCGTAGCTGCCAATAGAACACCCTGGTATTTTGAGTTCAGAGGAGCACTATCAAGGAAAATAAGAGGGCGACAACCATTTTCGAAACCACATATCGAGGcatgaaaagaaacaaacaaacgaTGGAAACTTGAGTCGTCCTTGGTGGTAAAAGTGGCAACACTACCTGGATTGGTTTCCTttatcttctcacaaaaatatggcAACTGCGTATATGCCTCCTTATAGGAACCTTGTAGTTGCTCCCTTGCAATTTCTTTGGCACGCCATGCCTGAGAATAGTTCAGCTCAATTCCATACTCCCGCTTGATGTCATCAGCAATATCCTTTGGTCTGTAATTTGGGGATATTTTCATTCTTTCCTTAATGATACTTCCCACCCAACCCCTTGTTGCACGGTACCCAGCTTTCACAGAACCTCCTTCACATGTATGATTCGCATTCATCTTCTTGATGCAAATTAACTGAGTGGTTGACAACCTTGAAGCATATATCCGCCATGGACATCCTTGACCTTTGCATTTGACCGTAACACGATGACTGTCATTTTTCTTATATCTGTAAGAAAATCCATGCGCAATTGAGTATTTATGCAAAGCTTCTCGAAATTCACTAAAACTATTAAACCTTTGATCAACACCAGTGATAGTGTTTTCCCACTGTAGTGCAGCTCTACGGTGATTTTCATCATTTGAACCATGGGGGAGACATTGTAAATGGGTTTCATTTGCTAAGTCTAGATCTCCCTGTTCAGTTGGAATAGCCACAACATCAGCAGTGGAATCTAAAGGGACCCCAGCTTCTGACACAGTTGTTCGGCTTGACCTGCATCAAGTGTATCATAATATTTTAGCCAACGAACATAGGGAATTCACATTACCACCAAAAGATTTCTCCCTTCAGACACTCATTCGGTTGACAACCACAGAATcagggaaagaaaagaaaaatgaaatttcaaaattttcaaaagaaaatcctgTCCCTCTGTAACATGCTGTGAATTGCTGCAACTACAGACCAAGTTCAAACAGAGTCACTCACAGGTAAGAACTTCTAAAGAATTATAGGAGAGTAACTACCTACTAGCAGGCATATTTGACATGTTTCGAGCAGTAGCCTCCTCAGATGGCATGACGAATATGTCGGATGTCTTAGATTCCCCAAGAAAACTAATCATACGCTGCAAATCCTTGTCCTTGGAGATCGTGATGAGCGTTCTTTTGTTCTCTGGGAGTAAGTATTTAATGGTCATGCTTTCAACACTAAAATTAAACATCTCTGCCAATTCTGTCTTGAAGTCATTTAACTTGGTTTGCTCATCAATATCTATTGCATAAGCCTCGCCACCATTGTAGGACAATGACCCATCTTTGTTGGTCACG is from Tripterygium wilfordii isolate XIE 37 chromosome 14, ASM1340144v1, whole genome shotgun sequence and encodes:
- the LOC120014918 gene encoding uncharacterized protein LOC120014918 isoform X1, with the translated sequence MAARKIIAVCQSGGEFVTNKDGSLSYNGGEAYAIDIDEQTKLNDFKTELAEMFNFSVESMTIKYLLPENKRTLITISKDKDLQRMISFLGESKTSDIFVMPSEEATARNMSNMPASRSSRTTVSEAGVPLDSTADVVAIPTEQGDLDLANETHLQCLPHGSNDENHRRAALQWENTITGVDQRFNSFSEFREALHKYSIAHGFSYRYKKNDSHRVTVKCKGQGCPWRIYASRLSTTQLICIKKMNANHTCEGGSVKAGYRATRGWVGSIIKERMKISPNYRPKDIADDIKREYGIELNYSQAWRAKEIAREQLQGSYKEAYTQLPYFCEKIKETNPGSVATFTTKDDSSFHRLFVSFHASICGFENGCRPLIFLDSAPLNSKYQGVLLAATAADGDDGIFPVAFAVVDTETEDNWHWFLLELKSALSTSRQITFVADFQNGLKKSLAEVFDNCCHGYCLRHLAEKLNRDLKGQFSHEARRFMISDFYAAAYAPRAEGFQRSADNIKGISPEAYNWVLKSEPAHWANAFFGGARYNHMSSNFGQQFYGWVAEAHELPITQMIDVLRGKMMESIYTRRIESSQWMTKLTPFRDDILRKETAIAQSLQVLLLHGSTYEVRGESVDTVDIDKWDCSCKGWQLTGLPCCHAIAVFECSGRNPYDYCSEFFTVESFRLAYAKAIHPVPNVDRPVQGELDQAPVIVTPPPTKRPPGRPKMKQVESIDIIKRQLQCSKCKGLGHNKKTCKGSEIIC
- the LOC120014918 gene encoding uncharacterized protein LOC120014918 isoform X2, whose translation is MAARKIIAVCQSGGEFVTNKDGSLSYNGGEAYAIDIDEQTKLNDFKTELAEMFNFSVESMTIKYLLPENKRTLITISKDKDLQRMISFLGESKTSDIFVMPSEEATARNMSNMPASRSSRTTVSEAGVPLDSTADVVAIPTEQGDLDLANETHLQCLPHGSNDENHRRAALQWENTITGVDQRYKKNDSHRVTVKCKGQGCPWRIYASRLSTTQLICIKKMNANHTCEGGSVKAGYRATRGWVGSIIKERMKISPNYRPKDIADDIKREYGIELNYSQAWRAKEIAREQLQGSYKEAYTQLPYFCEKIKETNPGSVATFTTKDDSSFHRLFVSFHASICGFENGCRPLIFLDSAPLNSKYQGVLLAATAADGDDGIFPVAFAVVDTETEDNWHWFLLELKSALSTSRQITFVADFQNGLKKSLAEVFDNCCHGYCLRHLAEKLNRDLKGQFSHEARRFMISDFYAAAYAPRAEGFQRSADNIKGISPEAYNWVLKSEPAHWANAFFGGARYNHMSSNFGQQFYGWVAEAHELPITQMIDVLRGKMMESIYTRRIESSQWMTKLTPFRDDILRKETAIAQSLQVLLLHGSTYEVRGESVDTVDIDKWDCSCKGWQLTGLPCCHAIAVFECSGRNPYDYCSEFFTVESFRLAYAKAIHPVPNVDRPVQGELDQAPVIVTPPPTKRPPGRPKMKQVESIDIIKRQLQCSKCKGLGHNKKTCKGSEIIC